The sequence TCCCAAACTTCGCTGGCGGGCGTAACCCTGCGCCCGAAGGGCAGCAACCACTCACAACTCCACGCCACGCAGCAAAAACGTGCGCCTCGCAGGCATCCAAAAAAGAGGCCAGCACTCACGCGCTGACCTCTTCCAATTGCAACGCACCGTGCGTTGGCAATGGCGATCTGTCTTAAGCCATGTGCTTGAGAGAATTGTTGTAGATGCGCGCCACGCGTTCCCTCGTGCCTTCCACTGGCGCAACGGAAATCAGCAGACCCAGCGAGGGCGTCTGTTCCACCAGGTCGCAGAATTTGTCCATATCAGCAGCGGTCACGCCGAGGTCTTCAAGCTTTTGCGGCACACCCACGCTGGCAAGCCACTGTTCCACAGCCTTGGCGGCCTGCGGGGCTTCTTCCGGCAGGCCCTTGAGGCCGGGAGCCAGGGGCGCAAGAATGTGCGCCAGCACATCGGGCCGGGCGGGGTAGCATTCCAGAATGACGGCGGGCAGCAGAACGGCAAGGCCAAGCCCATGCGAGAGGTCGGGGCTGACGGCGCTCAGGGGGTGTTCCAGCGCGTGCGTGAAGTGCAGCAGGCCGTTATCAAAAGCCACGCCCGCCTGCATGGCGGCGTAGCACAGCTGGTAACGGGCCTTGAGGTCGCCGGGGTCGGCAAGTGCTACGGGCAGCCACTGGTGCACCAGCCGGATGGTCTCTGCCGCCAGCGAAATGGCAAAGGGGTTGGTGACAGTGGTGGTGGCGGCTTCCACCACGTGGTTGACGGCGTCAATGGACACATAACGCGTCTGGTCGGGCGAAAG comes from uncultured Desulfovibrio sp. and encodes:
- a CDS encoding iron-containing alcohol dehydrogenase, with translation MWDQAADYKNVREIRVKTTTYLGVGAIDKIDDILAQLKSEGITSILCVCGGRSYKITGAWDKVEAAAQKHGVTLALYNRVTPNPTTDSVDEAAALGRSVNAGAVLAIGGGSPIDCGKSAAILLANPGKTGDDLYCYRFTPQAALPIIAINLTHGTGSEVNRFAVATVTKLNYKPAIAYDCIYPRFAIDDPALMTGLSPDQTRYVSIDAVNHVVEAATTTVTNPFAISLAAETIRLVHQWLPVALADPGDLKARYQLCYAAMQAGVAFDNGLLHFTHALEHPLSAVSPDLSHGLGLAVLLPAVILECYPARPDVLAHILAPLAPGLKGLPEEAPQAAKAVEQWLASVGVPQKLEDLGVTAADMDKFCDLVEQTPSLGLLISVAPVEGTRERVARIYNNSLKHMA